The Leadbetterella byssophila DSM 17132 DNA window CTAATGTTGATCACTAGGGTAGTATACAAATTAGAAGACTATATCACTTTGGAACATATCTCTTTGATGAACAAGATCATCACTTTGACAGGTTCGATTGTAGGTATTGCTTATATCACAGAGTTCTTTATAGCTGCTTACTCAGGAGTAGAATATGAGAAATATGCGTTCTTAAACAGAGCTACAGGTCCACTTTGGTGGTCATATGCAGCTATGATGACGTGTAACGTACTTTCTCCTCAAGTATTCTGGAGTGAAAAACTTCGTAAGAACATCGTACTATCTTTTGTCATTGCGGTAATTGTAAACATCGGTATGTGGTTTGAGCGTTTCGTAATCATCGTAACCTCTCTACACCGTGACTACATTCCATCTAGCTGGACCTACTTTACACCTAGAATGGGGGATATCGGAGACTACTTGTTCTCCTTCGGATTGTTCGGAACATTGTTCCTGCTCTTCTCTAAATTCCTTCCGGTGATTAACATGGCTGAAGTAAAATCTGTATTGAAATCTTCAAGCGAAAAAACTCCCGGAGATAAACATTAATTAAATCGAATTTAAGACTATAACAATGGCTGCAAAAAGATATTTAGTAGGAATCTTCGGAGATGAGGATATAGTACTTGAAGCTGCAGAATCAGTAAGAAAACAAGACGTTAAGATCCAAGAGGTGTACTGTCCATATCCTGTACACGGATTAGATCACGCTTTAGGATATGAAAGACCAAGAATGGGGGTACCTGCTTTCTTCTTTGGTTTAACCGGAACCACTTTAGCGTTTCTTTTGACATTTTGGACTTTGGGCGTTGACTGGCCTATGAATATTGGTGGTAAGAACTTTATTCCTTTCCCTACCAACATTCCGATCGTATTCGAATTAACCGTGTTATTAGCGGCATTTGGTATGTCCTTTACATTCTTCATAACTGAAGGTTTAGGGCCAACAAACAAACCGGTGATCTTCGATGAGCGTTCTACAGACGATAAGTTTGCAATGGCTATCGACCTAAGTAAAAATACAATATCTGATGAAGAAATCACCCGTATTCTAAAAGATGCAGGTGCAGAGGAAGTGAATGTTAAAGAGGTTTAAAATTATGAAAATGAACAATAGATTAGCAGGTTTACTACTGTGCACTGCATTTGCTGCCGGTCTTACTTCATGTGACCGCACCCAAAGAACGGGTTGGGAATTTGCACCTAACATGTACAATTCCGTAGGGTATGAAGCACAGACCCAAATCGACAAAAATCCTGTAAACCCTCATGGAATGAACATGAGATTACCGGTTGAAGGAACTATTTCTAGAAGAAACTATCATACTACTTTTGCTACAGGTGATAGCACAGAAGTAAAAGATTTGATGCTATATAACTTGACCAAGAACGATGCGGATAAGTCTGACGCTTTAGCTAACCCTATCCCATTGACTCCGGAAACCTTAGCAGAAGGAGAAGTACTTTACAAAAGATACTGCTCTCATTGCCATGGAGCAACCGGTGGAGCGGACGGAAAGGTAGCAGACATCTACAATGGTGTACCTACTTATACTTCAGACGCGGTTAAAGGACTTTCTGCAGGACGTATCTTCTTTACCATTACACATGGTAAAGGAAGAATGTGGCCTCATGCAGCACAGGTGAATCCTGAGGAGCGCTGGAAGATCGTACACTTTGTACAAACCCTTCAAAAAGGTAGCTGAGATAGTTAAGAAAAGAAATTTATTATTGGAATATAAGTTAACAATATAATGGCTCACAAGCACGATATACCCTCACTTGACGAATCATTTGAATTTAGTCCGGAGCTGAAAAAGAAATTGCTTCTGTCGGCTGTAATTGGAGTGATTCTGGTAGCTCTAGGTGCATTTCTCATTTCAAAAGGATGGACTCCAGGCTCACACCACGAGGTGGCACACCACGATGCCTCACACGATGCCGGTCATCACGGTGCTACCCTTGCTAACCGATTGGTAGCAAATCTATGGATGAACAGTGTATACTTCATAGGTATCTCTTTGGTAGGATTATTCTTCATTGCTTACAATTATGTAGCAAAAGCAGGCTGGATGGCTTCCATCAAGCGTGTTGCAGAAGCGTTCCCTTCCTTTGTCATCGTGCCTGCCGTAATAATGCTGGCCCTATTTTTGATTCCTTCTACTCGTCACATGATATTCCACTGGACGCATGACGGAATCATGGATCCTAATTCACCTAATTACGATGCTATCATTGCTACGAAAAGTTGGTTCTTGAACGTTCCTTTCTTCGTAATCAGAATGGTGGTTTACTTTGTAATATGGTATTACCTATGGTTACAAGTTCGTAAATTCTCTCTATTAGAAGATCAATACGGGGGATTAGAATACTATACAAAAAGTAGAAATTACTCAAAGATCTTTTTGCTATTCTTTGCAGTAACTTCTTCAACTGCTGCTTGGGATTTAAGCATGTCAATTGATACACACTGGTTCTCCACTATGTTCGGTTGGTATCACTTATCTTCTTGGCACGTAGCAGGTTTAGCAGCTATCATGTTAACTATTCTTTTACTTAAAGAAAATGGTTATTTGAAAGCGGTTAAAATGAGTACCATCCACGATTTAGGTAAACTTATTTTTGGTTTCTCTATCTTCTGGACTTATACATGGTTTAGCCAGTACTTATTGATATTCTATGCAAACTTGCCTGAAGAAACCATCTACTTTGAAGAGAGGGTAAATGGATACGGTGGACGTTATTTTGCTCCATTTATCATCAATTTGATCTTGAACTTTGTTTTCCCATTCTTGATCTTAATGGCGCGTAATTCTAAGCGTAACTTCACTCTGTTGAAATTAGCTTGTTGCTCTATCCTTTTAGGTCACTGGTTTGATTTCTATCAGATCATCATGCCTGGTGTAGCAAAAGATCAAGGTGGTATCGGTATCATCGAAATCGGTACAACATTGACGTTTGCCTCTCTACTGATATATTTCGTGGCTAATCAATTGACAAAAGCGAACCTATATCCTAAGAAGCATCCGTTCCTAGAAGAAAGTGTTCACCACGATATATAATTGTAAAACAGCGTTACTTTTTATAAGATGATATACATAATAGCAATACTGGCCATTCTGTTTGTAGTATTAACCTTTAAGGTGATATCACAAACCAGAAAGATTATCAATAAAAACAAAGTGCAGCCTGGTACTGATTCAGAGTATCTGGGAGCTCCGGACGCGTCAAATAACTTCAACGCTATAGCATTGATGGCATTCTGGGTATTAGCGGTGATAGGAATTGTATTTTCCTACATTCACTATTCTCAGTTCTTCTTACCTGAAGCGGCGTCTGAGCATGGAAAGAGAACAGATTTCTGGTTCTGGGTGTCCATGTCCATCATTACAGTGGCATTCTTCCTAGTAAACACTTTCTTGTTCTTATTCTCCTATTTATACAGACATAATCCAAAGAGAAGAGCTACATTCTCTACTCACAATAACACCTTAGAGATCATCTGGACATCAGTACCTGCTGTAGTAATGACCGGATTAGTACTTTCAGGTTTAGTGGTATGGAATGATATCACAAGCGAAGCTCCTGAAGATGCTGAAGTGATAGAGATTACCGGACGTCAGTTTGCATGGATGGTAAGATACCCTGGCGCGGACGGTCAATTTGGTAAGTCTAACTACAAATTGATTGATGACGGTAGCGGTAACCCTATAGGTGTAGACTACACGGACGCAAATTCCTTCGATGATTTCTTCAACTCTACTGAACTACACATTCCTAAAGGAAAACCTGTATTGTTAAAGATCAAAGCTCGTGACGTATTGCACTCCGTATTTATTCCTCACATGAGGGTAAAAATGGATGCTGTACCGGGCATGCCTACTAAATTCTGGTTTGTAGCTGACAAGTCTACTGCAGAAATGAAGGCTATGCTAAACGATTCTGAATTCGACTACGAAATTGCATGTACTGAAATCTGTGGTAAGTCGCACTTTGGTATGCGTATGGTATTAAAAGTAGACGAACCGGCAGAATATGAGAAATGGAAAGCCGCTCAAAAACCTATGATTACCTTGAACCCTGACTTATTAAACAAGGTTCCAGAGAATCTTAAGGCTAAGGCTATGAAGTTTATAGAAGTTGACCCAGCTGCTGCAGCTGCACCAGCAGATTCAAGCGCAGTAGAAACCAAGTAAGAATTTTTAAAACAGTAGATAAACATTATGGCAGCTCATTCAATAGCAGAAGGACACGGTCATCATGAGGAGCATCACGAGCAGGGCTTCTTCAGCAAGTATATATTCTCTCTTGACCATAAGACTATCGCCAAACAATACTTGATCTCAGGTATTATCTGGGCGATCATTGGAGGATTGATGTCTGTAATATTCCGTTTACAGTTGGCATTCCCTGATATGGACATGTCCTTCCTAAAACCCATCTTGGGTCACTGGATCAATGAATCCGGAAAATTGGACAATAACTTTTATCTGGCCCTAGTGACCATGCACGGTACCATCATGGTATTCTTCGTGTTAACAGCGGGATTGAGCGGTACCTTCTCTAACTTATTGATTCCTCTTCAAGTTGGAGCAAGAGATATGGCTTCCGGATTTATGAATATGATCTCTTACTGGTTATTCTTCTTAGCTGGTGTAATCATGTTTGTTTCCCTTTTCTTACCTCACGGACCAGCAGGTGGTGGTTGGGTAATCTACCCTCCATTAAGTGCTCTTGAAGAAGCAAACCCTGGATCAGGCGCAGGTATGACCCTTTGGCTAGTAGCAATGGCCATCTTCATTGCTTCAAGTTTATTAGGTAGTATTAACTACGTTACTACCATCTTGAACTTGCGTACCAAAGGTATGTCTATGGACAAGTTACCATTGACCATCTGGTCTTTCTTGTTCACAGCCATTTTGGGTATCTTATCTTTCCCAGTGTTATTCTCTGCTGCCTTGCTTTTGATCTTTGACAGAAGCTTCGGTACCAGTTTCTTCCTTTCAGACATTTACATTCAAGGTCAAGCTCTTCCAAACCAAGGAGGTAGCCCTATCCTATTCCAGCACTTATTCTGGTTCTTAGGACACCCTGAAGTATATATCGTTATCTTACCTGCATTTGGTATTGCCTCTGAGGTAATCTCTACAAACTCTAGAAAGCCGATCTTTGGTTACAAGGCCATGATCCTTTCTATGTTAGGTATCATGTTCCTGGCGTTCATCGTATGGGCTCACCACATGTTCGTTACGGGTATGAACCCATTCTTGGGATCTATCTTCATGTTATTGACGCTAATCATTGCTGTACCATCAGCTGTGAAAGGCTTTAACTACATCACTACCCTTTGGAGAGGTAATTTGATCTTCACTCCGGCGATGTTGTTCTCTATAGGTATGGTATCCTTCTTCGTATCCGGAGGTTTGACAGGTATCATATTAGGTAATGCTGCATTAGATATTCAATTGCACGATACATACTTCGTAGTAGCTCACTTCCACCTAGTAATGGGATCATCTGCATTCTTTGCTATGATCGCCGGTGTATACCACTGGTTCCCTAAAATGTATGGAAGATTAATGAACCCTACTTTAGGATATATCCACTTCTGGTTGTCATTCATCGGTGTATATTTGGTGTTCATTCCAATGCACTACATCGGTATCGCAGGATTCCCAAGAAGATACTATCAGTGGTCAGGTTTCAAAGTATTTGATACTTTCCACGATCTAAACATTGTGATTACTATAGCGGCTATCGTAACCGTATTCGCTCAGTTCATCTTTGTTTACAACTTCTTCTACTCTATGTTCAAGGGTAAGAAATCTTCTCAAAACCCTTGGAAATCGAACACATTGGAGTGGACAACTCCTGTAGAAGTAGGTCATGGCAACTGGCCGGGAGAGATCCCAACCGTTTACAGATGGCCATATGACTACTCTAAACCGGGAGCAGCTGATGACTTCATTCCGCAAACCGTTCCTTTCTCTGCTACACCAGAGTCTAATACTCCGGAAGAGAACGAACTAATTGCGAGAGAAAAAGAAATAGAAAACATTAAGTACGATCATTCGATCCCTGATTGATAGGTAGTGAGATCATTTAGAAAATTTGCTGTCATTACAATAGTCGCCGTCATCTTCTTGATATTTGTCGGCGGCTTTGTAAGGGCAACGGGCTCAGGAATGGGATGTCCGGATTGGCCAAGATGTTTTGGCAGATGGATACCTCCCACCTCTATAGATCAACTTCCGGCAAATTATCAAGAAATCTTTGGTGCTAAACTTAAAGGAGAAGTAGAGTTCAATGCTACTAAGACCTGGACAGAATACATCAACAGATTAGTAGGTGCATCTGTAGGCATATTTATATTCATTACCGTAATATTAGCCTATAGAACCCAAACAGATAGAAAGATTTTTTATATCTGTTTATTATCGTTCTTTCTAGTATCTTTTGAAGGTTGGTTAGGTGCCAAAGTAGTGGCCACAGAATTAGCTCCAGGAATGATTACACTACACATGGTAGTGGCAGTGATTATCCTGGGACTGTTAATTTGGGCGGTACTACACTCCTACTCTGACACTTCTTTCCATACAGGAAAAGAACAGAAATCAGATCTACTTTTCTTATTGATGATGGCTTTGTTCATCACTATCGGACAGATCATCTTCGGTACACAAATAAGAGAAGGAATAGATCATGCTCAAAGATTATTAGGGGATCATAACCGAAGTCTTTGGGTGCAAGAAGTAAAAGGTAAAGTAGTTTTCCATGCTATTCTATCTATAGGAATTTTAGTATTACATGGACTAATTTATAAGAAGGTAAAAAGCAGATTTGAGGGGAAGGTCCTTCGAAGGTTTGCAAGTTGGGCACTGATACTTGTCATTTTAGAGATGTTATCCGGTACTCTTTTGAGCTTAGCAGGATTCCCTGCAGCCTTGCAACCTCTCCATTTGACATTTTCAACTGTCATAGTGGCAATTCAATTCATTCTGTATTTTATCCTTGCAAAAAGGAGTAAATGAATAACACGATAAACATATCGGTAGGTGACAAGTTGAAAGGATACTTTGCTTTAACAAAGTTTCGCTTGTCTATGACTGTAGTGTTCAGCAGTTGTTTCGGGTTTGCAATTGCGGCTCCCCAACTGAACGCGGGTGCAATATTATTATTTGCACTGGCCTCCTATTTGGTGACGGCTTCAGCCAATGTCATCAACCAAATCAAAGAAAAGGAACTAGACAAACTGATGTCTCGTACTCAAAATAGACCACTTCCATCCGGTTTATTGAGTGTACAAGAGGCCATTGGTTTTAGTGTATGGTGTGGTGTACTAGGATTAGGTATCCTTTTCTATTTCTATAATGTCTATGCATTCTTGTTATCCTTCCTATCGCTATTGTTGTATGGCTTTGTGTATACTCCTTTAAAAAGAGTAGGACCAATAGCTGTAGCGGTGGGAGCCTTACCAGGAGCATTTCCTCCTATGATTGGATGGGTAGCCTGCACTGGACATTTTGGTTTAGAACCGGGTATTTTGTTTGCCATACAATTCTTCTGGCAGTTTCCACATTTCTGGGCTATCGCTTGGGTATTGGACGAAGACTACAGTAAAGCCGGATTCAAATTACTTCCATCTAGTGGAGGAAGAAACCTATCATCCGCTTTGCAGATTATGTCGTATACCTTGTTTTTGTTACCTCTTTGCTGGGTACCTTATTACCTAGGAATGACGGGCATCAATTCAGCGGTGATAGCACTCTTGTCCGGCATACTGTTTTTGAGTCAAACCTTTCAGTTGATGAGACAGCAAAGCAATAAGGCAGCGTTGAAACTCATGTTTGGTTCGTTTTTATATTTACCTGTTGTACAGATAGCGTATCTATTGGATAAAGTATCATGATGGCAAAAACGCAAAATATCAAACCGATCTATACGGTAAACCCATGGAAATTTATCATATGGTTGTTTATCATATCGATCATCATGCTGTTCGCTGCGTTCACCAGTGCATATCTGGTACGTAGAGCGGAGGGCAACTGGACTGAATTTGAAATACCTGTTATCTTCTATGTGAGTACAGCAGTACTATTATTAAGTAGTGTAAGTATGCACTTCTCTGTGAAGGCGGCGAGAAAGGGAGATACCGGAGTTTTAAGAAAATGGATTACCGTAACTACTATAGGTGGTCTACTGTTCTTATTATTCCAGGTTTTGGGTTGGCAAGATTTACAAGCTGCCGGTGTTTATGTGAAAGGTAATCCTGCAGAGTCATTTTATTATGTTCTGACGGGCACGCACCTATTTCACGTAGTAACAGGTTTGGGAGTATTATTATTCGCCTTTTATAGTACCTTTAAAGGAGACATTACCATCACACAAATGGAGGTATGTGCTACTTATTGGCACTTCTTGGATATCCTTTGGGTATATCTGTTTCTGTTCCTGATTTATTTCAGATAGTAACTTTTGAATTAAAATAATAGATTTATAAATTTGTTCGAATTTTTAACTTACACGTATGGCAGTTGAGAAAACATCTATAAACCCTCCTCACCTTTTATGGCAGGGTGGAACCCAACCACTGAAGGCAGGTTACGGTAAATTAATGATGTGGATATTCCTACTTTCGGATGTCTTCACATTTTCAGGTTTCCTGGTGACTTACGGTCTTATCCGTTTCGGTTACCCTACCTTTAGCGAATATGTCCCAGGCATGACGCACAAAACTTTCGAGTTTTCTCAGCATTATTGGCCTATACCTGAAAAAGTATTTAAGGCAGTGCCTTTATTCCACGGGCTAGATGCTCCATTGGTATTCGTAGGTATCATGACCTTTATTTTGATCTTCAGTTCCGTGACTATGGTATTAGCTGTGGAAGCAGGACACAGAAGAGACAAGGCAGATGTGGAGAAATGGATGCTATGGACCATTTTAGGAGGTTTTATCTTCCTAGGATCTCAGGCATGGGAATGGACTCACTTCATTCACGGTACAGAAGAAGGTTATACCTTAGAAAATGGTATGAAGATCTTTGGTGCTAAACTTGGTATTAACGAGTACGGTCCACCGAACTTTGCAAACCTATTCTTCTTTATCACAGGATTCCACGGTTTCCACGTATTCATTGGTGTTCTTTTAAATATCATGGTGTTCTATAACACCGCTAACGGCGTGTATGAGAGAAGAGGGCACTATGAGATGGTTGAAAAAGTAGGTCTTTACTGGCACTTTGTAGATTTAGTTTGGGTATTTGTATTTACCTTCTTCTACCTGGTATAAAACATTAATATTAAAGTTATTGACATGGCAGCACAAGTTGAAAGACAAAAACCCAATACAAAACACCTTTGGAAAGTATTCTGGATTCTATTAGGCCTTACCGCTTTAGAATTCTTGGTAGCCTTCCAAGTGGATGCAGATCACTACAAGTGGACAAAGATCTGGATCTTTGTAATCATGACTATCGTTAAGGCGTACTATATCGTAGGTATTTTCATGCACTTGAAAAGTGAGACAAAAGCCTTCATTTGGTATATGGTTTTACCTATTATGTTTGTGATTTGGTTAATCATCGCCCTACTGATTGAAGGGGATTATGTAGGAACCGAAAGATTATTTTAAATGAATAAATCCTGGAAGACCGGAATACTCATAGCAATATTGGGTATTCCGGTTTTAGCTTTTCTATTCCTCAAAATCTTTGGCAGGAATAACTTTGATCTACCGTACTTTTTCCCCGAAATGGATGAAGAAGGGGAAGTGATCATGGTATCCGGAGATACGCTCTTTTCCACTGCACCTGAATTTACCTTACTCGATACCAAAGGAGATTCTGTGACCATAAAAAATGGTTCTATCAAGGTGATTAATTTCTTTTTCTCCAGATGTGGGACCATCTGCCCTATAGCCAATACATTTATGGCAGAAGTAGCAGATAATTTCAAGCATAAATCAGATGTACAATTTTACGGGATCACGGTAGATCCCAAATACGATACACCCGAAATTCTTCACACCTATTCCAGAGCATTAGGTATAGAAGGTTTGAACTATGAGCTTTTGACCGGAGACAAGAAGTACATCTATTCCCTCTGCTTAGAAGAATTTCATCTCCCCGTTGCTGATGCCTCAGAATATGATCCTGGCATTACAGATATAGATCAAATGTTTATTCATTCTGACAAGGTACTGCTCATTGACCAAAACGGTTATTTCAGAGGGATTTATTCGGGTACACAAAAGGATGAAATGGACAGACTCAAACTAGAAATTAAAGTATTATTAAGTCAAAATGAAAGTAGGGATTAAGACCATAAATGTAGTTTCCATAGCAGTGGTGGTAGTGGTGATGATCATGTTAGGCATGCGTCAAAAACCGTATATTGGCGAATGGACTAAACAACTTACATTAGTTAACGCTATAATCAACTCATTAACGGCCTTCTTCCTTCTTTTGGGGCTATATTTCATCAAGCAAAAGAATATCAGTGCACATAAGAAATCCATGAGTGCCGGATTCGGACTTGGAGGTCTGTTCTTAGTGTTTTATGTTCTTTACCACATCAGTAATGAAGAAACAAAATTTGGAGGAGAAGGATTTATCCGATATTTCTACTTTTTCATATTAATAACGCACGTTTTAGCCTCATTTGTGGTTTTACCATTAGTACTACGCGCTTATTATTACGGGTGGATCAGAGAAGATGCAAAGCACCGAAAAGTGGTAAAGTATGCTTATCCCATCTGGTTATATGTTTCTATCACTGGCGTAATAGCTTACTTGATGATTCGTCCGTATTATCCTTTTTAAGAGATGAAAAGATTTATAGTTATTACCCTCTTATTCTTGATCAGTACTGCTTCTCAGGTTATGGCTCAATGTGCCATGTGTAGAGCTACAGTAGGCTCTAACCTTAGCGAAGGAAGAAATACTATAGGAACAGGTTTGAATTTTGGGATTTTATACCTTTTAGTTATTCCTTACCTGATAGCAGGTTTAGGGGTATATTTCTATATCCGCGCAGCAAAGCAGCGACTAAAAGAGCAAGGCCTGGCTTAAGTAGTACCGTTCAATAAATTCTAATTCAATTTCTTAGACTCATTCATGGAACATTAAGGATGTCCTTGTAATATTAGGGTATCGCCATGAAAAATTCTATTTTCAGCCAATGGACCTATTGGCTTAAAGGATCTTTTATGGCCTAACCATATAGCCATGAAAACCAAAAAAAGAACTGAGTCTCTCTCCAATTTCTACCTTATCGATTTAGATACAGGAATTTACACACTTTCTTATTGCAATTCTACCAGAATCAAATTTCAGGATTCTGCTGGCAGCCCTTACATATCAGTTCCTCCCCGGTATTTTTTAGGTTATATCCAGTACACTTCCAATTATTGAAATAATCAATTTTTCAACCTAATCATACTTACTATGGATGAATTTGTAGGAGTAATTAGACTTTGCTCCGGAATGTATGTACCTAAAGGGTTTTTACCCTGCAATGGGCAGCAGCTCCCTATCAATCAGTATCCCGCGCTCTTCGCAGTCATAGGCATCACCTACGGTGGCGATGGCACTTCCTATTTTAACCTGCCTAATTTTAACGGACGAGCACCCGTGCACGCAGGAACAGTACCTGGTCTGACATCCAGAACATTAGGACAAGCCGGAGGCACAGAATCAGTTACAATGACAACGGATCAGATACCCGCACATAGTCATCCCGTAGCCGGTACAAACGTTTCCATACAGGCCACCGTACATGTTAGTGGCCATCAAGGCTTGATGTCTGCACACACATTTCCAAAGCACTTTTTTGCTTACCACCTTGATCGCCCAAGAGATATCCTTTAAGAGGATTAGATCATAACTCCCCACAATTCTTTGCGGTGTTATACTCTTTACCTTAGAAAAATCTTTCATCCAGGCAAAATAAGACAGGACGAGAG harbors:
- a CDS encoding COX15/CtaA family protein → MRSFRKFAVITIVAVIFLIFVGGFVRATGSGMGCPDWPRCFGRWIPPTSIDQLPANYQEIFGAKLKGEVEFNATKTWTEYINRLVGASVGIFIFITVILAYRTQTDRKIFYICLLSFFLVSFEGWLGAKVVATELAPGMITLHMVVAVIILGLLIWAVLHSYSDTSFHTGKEQKSDLLFLLMMALFITIGQIIFGTQIREGIDHAQRLLGDHNRSLWVQEVKGKVVFHAILSIGILVLHGLIYKKVKSRFEGKVLRRFASWALILVILEMLSGTLLSLAGFPAALQPLHLTFSTVIVAIQFILYFILAKRSK
- a CDS encoding cytochrome c oxidase subunit 3, with amino-acid sequence MAVEKTSINPPHLLWQGGTQPLKAGYGKLMMWIFLLSDVFTFSGFLVTYGLIRFGYPTFSEYVPGMTHKTFEFSQHYWPIPEKVFKAVPLFHGLDAPLVFVGIMTFILIFSSVTMVLAVEAGHRRDKADVEKWMLWTILGGFIFLGSQAWEWTHFIHGTEEGYTLENGMKIFGAKLGINEYGPPNFANLFFFITGFHGFHVFIGVLLNIMVFYNTANGVYERRGHYEMVEKVGLYWHFVDLVWVFVFTFFYLV
- the cyoE gene encoding heme o synthase encodes the protein MNNTINISVGDKLKGYFALTKFRLSMTVVFSSCFGFAIAAPQLNAGAILLFALASYLVTASANVINQIKEKELDKLMSRTQNRPLPSGLLSVQEAIGFSVWCGVLGLGILFYFYNVYAFLLSFLSLLLYGFVYTPLKRVGPIAVAVGALPGAFPPMIGWVACTGHFGLEPGILFAIQFFWQFPHFWAIAWVLDEDYSKAGFKLLPSSGGRNLSSALQIMSYTLFLLPLCWVPYYLGMTGINSAVIALLSGILFLSQTFQLMRQQSNKAALKLMFGSFLYLPVVQIAYLLDKVS
- a CDS encoding DUF3341 domain-containing protein; translated protein: MAAKRYLVGIFGDEDIVLEAAESVRKQDVKIQEVYCPYPVHGLDHALGYERPRMGVPAFFFGLTGTTLAFLLTFWTLGVDWPMNIGGKNFIPFPTNIPIVFELTVLLAAFGMSFTFFITEGLGPTNKPVIFDERSTDDKFAMAIDLSKNTISDEEITRILKDAGAEEVNVKEV
- a CDS encoding phage tail protein, with the translated sequence MDEFVGVIRLCSGMYVPKGFLPCNGQQLPINQYPALFAVIGITYGGDGTSYFNLPNFNGRAPVHAGTVPGLTSRTLGQAGGTESVTMTTDQIPAHSHPVAGTNVSIQATVHVSGHQGLMSAHTFPKHFFAYHLDRPRDIL
- a CDS encoding cytochrome c oxidase subunit II gives rise to the protein MIYIIAILAILFVVLTFKVISQTRKIINKNKVQPGTDSEYLGAPDASNNFNAIALMAFWVLAVIGIVFSYIHYSQFFLPEAASEHGKRTDFWFWVSMSIITVAFFLVNTFLFLFSYLYRHNPKRRATFSTHNNTLEIIWTSVPAVVMTGLVLSGLVVWNDITSEAPEDAEVIEITGRQFAWMVRYPGADGQFGKSNYKLIDDGSGNPIGVDYTDANSFDDFFNSTELHIPKGKPVLLKIKARDVLHSVFIPHMRVKMDAVPGMPTKFWFVADKSTAEMKAMLNDSEFDYEIACTEICGKSHFGMRMVLKVDEPAEYEKWKAAQKPMITLNPDLLNKVPENLKAKAMKFIEVDPAAAAAPADSSAVETK
- a CDS encoding c-type cytochrome, whose protein sequence is MNNRLAGLLLCTAFAAGLTSCDRTQRTGWEFAPNMYNSVGYEAQTQIDKNPVNPHGMNMRLPVEGTISRRNYHTTFATGDSTEVKDLMLYNLTKNDADKSDALANPIPLTPETLAEGEVLYKRYCSHCHGATGGADGKVADIYNGVPTYTSDAVKGLSAGRIFFTITHGKGRMWPHAAQVNPEERWKIVHFVQTLQKGS
- a CDS encoding cytochrome c oxidase subunit I, producing the protein MAAHSIAEGHGHHEEHHEQGFFSKYIFSLDHKTIAKQYLISGIIWAIIGGLMSVIFRLQLAFPDMDMSFLKPILGHWINESGKLDNNFYLALVTMHGTIMVFFVLTAGLSGTFSNLLIPLQVGARDMASGFMNMISYWLFFLAGVIMFVSLFLPHGPAGGGWVIYPPLSALEEANPGSGAGMTLWLVAMAIFIASSLLGSINYVTTILNLRTKGMSMDKLPLTIWSFLFTAILGILSFPVLFSAALLLIFDRSFGTSFFLSDIYIQGQALPNQGGSPILFQHLFWFLGHPEVYIVILPAFGIASEVISTNSRKPIFGYKAMILSMLGIMFLAFIVWAHHMFVTGMNPFLGSIFMLLTLIIAVPSAVKGFNYITTLWRGNLIFTPAMLFSIGMVSFFVSGGLTGIILGNAALDIQLHDTYFVVAHFHLVMGSSAFFAMIAGVYHWFPKMYGRLMNPTLGYIHFWLSFIGVYLVFIPMHYIGIAGFPRRYYQWSGFKVFDTFHDLNIVITIAAIVTVFAQFIFVYNFFYSMFKGKKSSQNPWKSNTLEWTTPVEVGHGNWPGEIPTVYRWPYDYSKPGAADDFIPQTVPFSATPESNTPEENELIAREKEIENIKYDHSIPD
- a CDS encoding cytochrome C oxidase subunit IV family protein → MAAQVERQKPNTKHLWKVFWILLGLTALEFLVAFQVDADHYKWTKIWIFVIMTIVKAYYIVGIFMHLKSETKAFIWYMVLPIMFVIWLIIALLIEGDYVGTERLF
- a CDS encoding cytochrome c oxidase subunit 3, coding for MMAKTQNIKPIYTVNPWKFIIWLFIISIIMLFAAFTSAYLVRRAEGNWTEFEIPVIFYVSTAVLLLSSVSMHFSVKAARKGDTGVLRKWITVTTIGGLLFLLFQVLGWQDLQAAGVYVKGNPAESFYYVLTGTHLFHVVTGLGVLLFAFYSTFKGDITITQMEVCATYWHFLDILWVYLFLFLIYFR
- a CDS encoding DUF420 domain-containing protein, encoding MKVGIKTINVVSIAVVVVVMIMLGMRQKPYIGEWTKQLTLVNAIINSLTAFFLLLGLYFIKQKNISAHKKSMSAGFGLGGLFLVFYVLYHISNEETKFGGEGFIRYFYFFILITHVLASFVVLPLVLRAYYYGWIREDAKHRKVVKYAYPIWLYVSITGVIAYLMIRPYYPF
- a CDS encoding SCO family protein, whose amino-acid sequence is MNKSWKTGILIAILGIPVLAFLFLKIFGRNNFDLPYFFPEMDEEGEVIMVSGDTLFSTAPEFTLLDTKGDSVTIKNGSIKVINFFFSRCGTICPIANTFMAEVADNFKHKSDVQFYGITVDPKYDTPEILHTYSRALGIEGLNYELLTGDKKYIYSLCLEEFHLPVADASEYDPGITDIDQMFIHSDKVLLIDQNGYFRGIYSGTQKDEMDRLKLEIKVLLSQNESRD